A DNA window from Gopherus evgoodei ecotype Sinaloan lineage chromosome 22, rGopEvg1_v1.p, whole genome shotgun sequence contains the following coding sequences:
- the FAM174C gene encoding uncharacterized membrane protein C19orf24 homolog, giving the protein MVPRELGCLLLLLFLLGACAVSSSPGPGGTSPPPGTAANGTGPAGNHSDSGIRGLDLLGGRFPAVQRGFYVLTGLCALAALYFLVRALRLKKPQRKKYGLLSNYDENMELGSLDSDEDTVFETRNLRR; this is encoded by the exons ATGGTCCCGCGGGAGCTCGgttgcctcctcctcctgctcttcctGCTCGGCGCCTGCGCGGTGTCCAGCTCCCCCGGGCCGGGGGGGACCTCGCCGCCCCCGGGCACCGCCGCCAACGGGACGGGGCCGGCCGGGAACCACAGCGACAGCGGGATCCGGGGCCTGGACCTGCTGGGCGGGCGGTTCCCTGCGGTCCAACGGGGCTTCTACGTGCTCACCGGCCTCTGCGCGCTGGCCGCGCTCTACTTCCTGGTGCGGGCGCTGCG GTTGAAGAAACCTCAGCGGAAGAAATATGGTCTCCTTTCAAACTATGATGAAAATATGGAGTTGGGTTCTCTCGACAGTGATGAAGACACAGTGTTTGAAACAAGAAATCTGAGACG GTGA
- the CIRBP gene encoding cold-inducible RNA-binding protein isoform X4, whose amino-acid sequence MASDEGKLFVGGLSFDTNEQSLEQVFSKYGQISEVVVVKDRETQRSRGFGFVTFENIDDAKDAMMAMNGKSVDGRQIRVDQAGKSSENRSRGYRGGSSGGRGFFRGGRGRGGRGFSRGGGDRGYGGSRFDSRSGGYNGSRDYYSSRNQGGYGDRSSGGSYRDNYDSYG is encoded by the exons ATGGCATCAGATGAGGGAAAGCTCTTTGTTGGTGGACTGAGTTTTGATACCAATGAACAGTCACTGGAGCAAGTCTTTTCCAAATACGGACAGATATCTGAAG TGGTCGTGGTGAAAGACCGAGAGACCCAGCGATCCAGAGGCTTTGGATTTGTCACTTTTGAGAACATAGATGATGCTAAAGATGCAATGATGGCCATGAATGGAAAG tctGTTGATGGGCGTCAAATTAGAGTTGACCAGGCAGGTAAATCATCCGAAAACAGATCCCGTGGATATAGAGGGGGTTCATCAGGTGGCAGAGGCTTTTTCCGTGGAGGCAGAGGTCGagggggccgtggcttctctagAG GAGGTGGAGACAGAGGCTATGGAGGAAGCAGATTTGATTCCAGAAGTGGTGGATATAATGGATCTAGAGACTACTATAGCAGCAG GAATCAAGGTGGCTATGGTGACAGGTCTTCAGGAGGGTCCTACAGAGACAACTATGACAGTTACG GTTGA
- the CIRBP gene encoding cold-inducible RNA-binding protein isoform X3 translates to MASDEGKLFVGGLSFDTNEQSLEQVFSKYGQISEVVVVKDRETQRSRGFGFVTFENIDDAKDAMMAMNGKSVDGRQIRVDQAGKSSENRSRGYRGGSSGGRGFFRGGRGRGGRGFSRGGGDRGYGGSRFDSRSGGYNGSRDYYSSSRNQGGYGDRSSGGSYRDNYDSYG, encoded by the exons ATGGCATCAGATGAGGGAAAGCTCTTTGTTGGTGGACTGAGTTTTGATACCAATGAACAGTCACTGGAGCAAGTCTTTTCCAAATACGGACAGATATCTGAAG TGGTCGTGGTGAAAGACCGAGAGACCCAGCGATCCAGAGGCTTTGGATTTGTCACTTTTGAGAACATAGATGATGCTAAAGATGCAATGATGGCCATGAATGGAAAG tctGTTGATGGGCGTCAAATTAGAGTTGACCAGGCAGGTAAATCATCCGAAAACAGATCCCGTGGATATAGAGGGGGTTCATCAGGTGGCAGAGGCTTTTTCCGTGGAGGCAGAGGTCGagggggccgtggcttctctagAG GAGGTGGAGACAGAGGCTATGGAGGAAGCAGATTTGATTCCAGAAGTGGTGGATATAATGGATCTAGAGACTACTATAGCAGCAG CAGGAATCAAGGTGGCTATGGTGACAGGTCTTCAGGAGGGTCCTACAGAGACAACTATGACAGTTACG GTTGA
- the CIRBP gene encoding cold-inducible RNA-binding protein isoform X2, whose amino-acid sequence MASDEGKLFVGGLSFDTNEQSLEQVFSKYGQISEVVVVKDRETQRSRGFGFVTFENIDDAKDAMMAMNGKSVDGRQIRVDQAGKSSENRSRGYRGGSSGGRGFFRGGRGRGGRGFSRGGGDRGYGGSRFDSRSGGYNGSRDYYSSRNQGGYGDRSSGGSYRDNYDSYATHNE is encoded by the exons ATGGCATCAGATGAGGGAAAGCTCTTTGTTGGTGGACTGAGTTTTGATACCAATGAACAGTCACTGGAGCAAGTCTTTTCCAAATACGGACAGATATCTGAAG TGGTCGTGGTGAAAGACCGAGAGACCCAGCGATCCAGAGGCTTTGGATTTGTCACTTTTGAGAACATAGATGATGCTAAAGATGCAATGATGGCCATGAATGGAAAG tctGTTGATGGGCGTCAAATTAGAGTTGACCAGGCAGGTAAATCATCCGAAAACAGATCCCGTGGATATAGAGGGGGTTCATCAGGTGGCAGAGGCTTTTTCCGTGGAGGCAGAGGTCGagggggccgtggcttctctagAG GAGGTGGAGACAGAGGCTATGGAGGAAGCAGATTTGATTCCAGAAGTGGTGGATATAATGGATCTAGAGACTACTATAGCAGCAG GAATCAAGGTGGCTATGGTGACAGGTCTTCAGGAGGGTCCTACAGAGACAACTATGACAGTTACG CTACACACAACGAGTAA
- the CIRBP gene encoding cold-inducible RNA-binding protein isoform X1: MASDEGKLFVGGLSFDTNEQSLEQVFSKYGQISEVVVVKDRETQRSRGFGFVTFENIDDAKDAMMAMNGKSVDGRQIRVDQAGKSSENRSRGYRGGSSGGRGFFRGGRGRGGRGFSRGGGDRGYGGSRFDSRSGGYNGSRDYYSSSRNQGGYGDRSSGGSYRDNYDSYATHNE, translated from the exons ATGGCATCAGATGAGGGAAAGCTCTTTGTTGGTGGACTGAGTTTTGATACCAATGAACAGTCACTGGAGCAAGTCTTTTCCAAATACGGACAGATATCTGAAG TGGTCGTGGTGAAAGACCGAGAGACCCAGCGATCCAGAGGCTTTGGATTTGTCACTTTTGAGAACATAGATGATGCTAAAGATGCAATGATGGCCATGAATGGAAAG tctGTTGATGGGCGTCAAATTAGAGTTGACCAGGCAGGTAAATCATCCGAAAACAGATCCCGTGGATATAGAGGGGGTTCATCAGGTGGCAGAGGCTTTTTCCGTGGAGGCAGAGGTCGagggggccgtggcttctctagAG GAGGTGGAGACAGAGGCTATGGAGGAAGCAGATTTGATTCCAGAAGTGGTGGATATAATGGATCTAGAGACTACTATAGCAGCAG CAGGAATCAAGGTGGCTATGGTGACAGGTCTTCAGGAGGGTCCTACAGAGACAACTATGACAGTTACG CTACACACAACGAGTAA